The DNA sequence GCCGACGCTGTCCCGGCTCCCGGTCGACGAGCCGGTACGCCTGGACCGCTACGACTGGCTGCTCTGGCAACGCCTGGCCGACCTGCGACTCGGTTACGCCGACTACGGGGTGGGTTGCGCGGTGCGCGACGCGGACTCGCCCGGCGACCGGCTGCCGACGCTGCGGTGGGCGGACCACGGCGCGTGGTGGATCTACCGCTGGTGCCGCCGGGGCGGTCGGGGCGACGAGCGCCTCGCCGACCTGTGCCGCACGCTGGTGGCCGCCCCGCACTGGCCGGCGGCCGGGTCGGGCTTCTCCTGGGGCGACCACGAGGTGCTGCGCCGGGCCCGGCGCGGCGCGGGGGCCGGCTCGCCGACCAACTGGATCGCCTGGAGCACGTCGCACCACCTGGCCCACGTGCTGACCGCGCTGGTCCGCCCGGACCGGGAGCAGCGCGGCGGCCCGTGGCGGCCCGGCCAGGACACCCCGGAGTGGGGGCGCGCCGGCCGGTCGACGCGCGGCGGGGAGTCCCGCCGCGCCGGCTGAGTCACTCCTTCTCGGTGAAACCGAACTGGACCACGCCCTCCTCGTCGACCACCGCGTCGACCGAGGTGTCGGTGAGCAACTCGGCGGCGTCCGGGTCCAGGAAGATCCGCGCGCCCTGGTCGTCCACCACCTGGTCGCCCTGCACCGGCTCACCGACCAGCTCGATGGAGAGCGCGCCGGCCTCGGTGTCGGCGGCGATGCGCAGCCCGCCCGCGTCGGCCACGTCCTGCTGGGCGGCGAGGTCACGGATCACCAGGACGGCGTTGTCGGTCATGGTCAGCATGGCGGGACTCCTCATGGGTTTCTCGGATTCGCGGGCGACTCGGCCCACGCGGTCGGCTCGCGACCCGGAAGCGGACGAAACGCTGTTTCGCCGCACGAAGGGGGGCGGTCGGACGGCCCCTCACCACCACCGTGCCCGCTGCCGCCCCATCCGTCAAATAGAGCCGTGTGATCGGGCGTGAACAGCGGTTTCTCCTCCGATCCGCCGGCAGCTCCATAAGCTCGGAGGCGTGGATGACCCGCGCAGGTACGTCGCCGAGTTCCTCGGCTCACTGCTGCTGATCTTCTTCGGCGTGGGCAGCGCCGTCTTCGCCCGGGTCCAGGGTGGTGTGGTGGTGGTCGCCCTGGCCTTCGGCTTCACCATGCTGGCGCTGGTGTATACGATGGGGCCGCTCTCCGGCAGCCACATCAACCCGGCGGTCACCCTGGGCGTGCTGCTCTCCGGGAAGATCTCCCCGCTGGGCGCGGTGCTGTACTGGATCGCGCAGTTCGTCGGCGCCACCGTCGCCGCGTTCGTGATCTGGGCGTTCACCCGGTGGGGTGACGTGGTCGACCAGACCGGCGCGCTCGGCACCAACGGGTACGGCGCGCACATCAACCTGGGCGGCGCCGCCGTGCTGGAGACGGTGCTGACGTTCCTCTTCGTCCTGGTGGTGCTGGTGGTGACCGGGCGGGGCGAGCACGCCGCGTTCGCCGGGGTGCCGATCGGTCTCGCGCTGGCCGCCGCACACCTGGTCGGCCTCACCCTGGACGGCACCTCGGTCAATCCGGCGCGGTCGTTCGGTCCGGCCCTGTTCCAGGGCGGCACCGCGCTGCGCCAGCTCTGGGTCTTCATCGTCTTCCCGCTGCTGGGCGGCGCGCTCGCCGCCCTGGTCGCACCGCTGATCCTGCGTACGGGCGCGGGCGGGCGCGGGCCGGCGGAACGGGTGACCACGCCGCGAACCTGAGTGCGGCAATAACCTTTCGCTCCGGGCCCTTTCCCGCAGGAAAGCACCGTGGCAGCATCTGCACATGCATCGTCGTCTCTTTCCCCGGGCGCTCGCGGCGCTGGTGCTGGTCGCCACCGCGGCCACCGCCGGCACCACCACCGCCACGGCCGACGCGCCCACCCCGGCGCAGACCCGGCTGCACGCGACAATCGACGCGATCCTCGCGGACAGCCGGCTCGACGGTGCGCAGGCCGGCGTGGTCGTGGTCGACACCACCACCGGCCGCACGCTCTACGACCGCAACTCCACCCGGCGACTCGTCCCCGCCTCCAACACCAA is a window from the Micromonospora sp. DSM 45708 genome containing:
- a CDS encoding iron-sulfur cluster biosynthesis family protein, whose amino-acid sequence is MLTMTDNAVLVIRDLAAQQDVADAGGLRIAADTEAGALSIELVGEPVQGDQVVDDQGARIFLDPDAAELLTDTSVDAVVDEEGVVQFGFTEKE
- a CDS encoding MIP/aquaporin family protein; translated protein: MDDPRRYVAEFLGSLLLIFFGVGSAVFARVQGGVVVVALAFGFTMLALVYTMGPLSGSHINPAVTLGVLLSGKISPLGAVLYWIAQFVGATVAAFVIWAFTRWGDVVDQTGALGTNGYGAHINLGGAAVLETVLTFLFVLVVLVVTGRGEHAAFAGVPIGLALAAAHLVGLTLDGTSVNPARSFGPALFQGGTALRQLWVFIVFPLLGGALAALVAPLILRTGAGGRGPAERVTTPRT